One window from the genome of Nicotiana sylvestris chromosome 9, ASM39365v2, whole genome shotgun sequence encodes:
- the LOC104247960 gene encoding protein gamma response 1 isoform X1, with protein MADHPQQSPQTAYPANIADAKYVSGLSTILVATIQEAKDRISQIEYIFCSQLFPNFQSNSKSLQLIYSEARNAAETSWKEKEKDLLRQMEFIHLEKQEVLQENQYLKLENTKLLDSELSSANHVKELQNELKQRTSEINDLRKAIQRSCVLLESRAPLVCKYEHPQRELEDRVILLMKKQQSSELEVGRLQLELQNKSKEVDGGLELHNKLVQFAQSKTSSAAYKEKQLKEYEQKMDKLLAELETTKRRVDKLEEELKEKTAAVEKGIEMQENLLSKVQLLDAEIMKNEDLLNHYKNEKQLLMTKAKNLETNVYDLQKELLNKKSEVEERRKLHDQLLQQIDLYSLERSKTGQELEELEKENKKLLAKLRDSEEKIDKLQANLRERSKDSSEGMELHGKLLHLIQAKESELLAEKNKRKDMVTSYKRLKSQYNFLCARYGLTSENMHQQSKLSEQSALQNDQSPLTSREVKHKVPEASGFEQEDKHEVLDNDQGVSLIPRSNSVSPPTSSALVAPKNPANVKSCPPAGTKRPVSYWRDTRSHQSRVGPDPHDDFLDTPLENVRGNLGKVMKDEVQNHPKPNPKDTKNENSDDETQDMNVDNGPKKQQMLPPTRSGATGFKYIEPVRKKAERENLKGVECQQCKKFYDAVLPGEDKDSNGNRQNLRCEHHDGVSRHRYRYAPPLTPEGFWNIGFESEM; from the exons ATGGCAGACCACCCACAACAGTCTCCACAGACAGCATATCCTGCTAATATTGCTGATGCAAAGTATGTTTCTGGACTTAGTACCATTCTTGTTGCCACTATCCAAGAAGCAAAAGATAGGATTTCTCAGATAGAGTATATATTCTGCAGTCAACTCTTCCCAAACTTCCAGTCTAATTCTAAAAGTTTGCAGCTAATATATTCTGAGGCAAGAAACGCTGCAGAAACTTCgtggaaagaaaaggaaaaagatctGTTGCGCCAGATGGAATTTATTCACCTTGAAAAGCAGGAAGTTCTTCAAGAAAACCAGTATCTTAAATTGGAGAACACAAAACTGTTGGATTCTGAATTGTCCTCAGCTAATCATGTTAAGGAACTCCAAAATGAGTTGAAACAGAGAACTAGTGAAATAAACGATTTAAGGAAAGCAATCCAGAGATCATGTGTGCTTCTTGAATCAAGAGCCCCACTTGTATGCAAATATGAGCACCCACAGAGAGAACTTGAAGATAGAGTTATCCTGCTTATGAAGAAACAACAAAGTTCAGAGCTTGAAGTTGGTAGGTTGCAGTTGGAACTCCAGAATAAGTCGAAGGAAGTTGATGGTGGACTAGAGTTACACAATAAGCTTGTCCAATTTGCTCAATCAAAGACTTCTTCAGCAGCATATAAAGAAAAGCAACTAAAAGAATATGAACAGAAGATGGACAAGCTTCTTGCTGAGCTTGAAACAACAAAAAGAAGAGTAGATAAACTCGAAGAGGAACTTAAAGAGAAGACAGCTGCAGTAGAAAAAGGAATCGAGATGCAAGAAAATTTACTAAGCAAAGTTCAGTTGCTGGATGCAGAAATCATGAAGAATGAGGATTTGTTGAATCACTACAAGAATGAGAAACAACTACTTATGACCAAAGCAAAGAATCTGGAGACTAATGTTTATGATCTGCAGAAAGAACTCCTGAATAAAAAGTCTGAGGTGGAGGAGAGAAGGAAGTTGCATGATCAGTTACTTCAACAAATAGATTTGTATTCTTTAGAAAGGTCAAAGACAGGGCAGGAGTTGGAAGAGCTTGAGAAGGAGAATAAAAAATTACTAGCCAAATTGAGAGACTCGGAGGAAAAGATTGATAAGCTTCAGGCAAATCTGAGAGAGAGAAGCAAGGATTCCTCTGAGGGGATGGAATTGCATGGGAAGTTACTCCATCTGATTCAAGCAAAAGAATCTGAGTTGTTGGCtgagaagaataaaagaaaggatATGGTTACATCTTATAAACGTCTGAAATCACAGTACAACTTTCTATGTGCAAGATATGGTCTTACTTCAGAGAACATGCACCAACAAAGCAAATTATCAGAACAAAGTGCATTACAGAATGACCAGAGTCCTCTAACTTCACGAG AGGTCAAACATAAAGTCCCCGAGGCttctggttttgaacaagaagaCAAACATGAAGTGCTGGACAATGACCAAGGAGTTAGCCTGATCCCAAGATCCAACTCTGTCTCACCTCCAACTTCAAGTGCCCTTGTTGCACCTAAAAATCCTGCCAATGTCAAATCTTGCCCACCAGCTGGTACCAAGCGTCCTGTTTCTTATTGGAGGGATACCAGGTCACATCAAAGTCGAGTTGGACCTGATCCTCATGATGATTTTCTTGATACTCCTCTGGAGAATGTCAGAGGAAACTTAGGAAAGGTGATGAAGGATGAAGTTCAGAATCACCCGAAACCAAATCCCAAAGACACAAAAAATGAAAACTCAGATGATGAAACTCAGGACATGAATGTAGATAATGGGCCTAAAAAGCAGCAAATGCTGCCTCCAACCAGGTCTGGTGCGACAGGCTTCAAATACATTGAACCTGTGAGAAAGAAAGCTGAACGAGAAAATTTAAAAGGGGTCGAATGCCAGCAATGTAAAAAATTTTATGATGCTGTTCTCCCTGGTGAAGATAAGGACTCCAATGGTAATAGGCAAAACCTACGGTGTGAGCATCATGATGGAGTTTCAAGGCATCGATACCGGTATGCACCTCCTTTAACTCCTGAAGGATTTTGGAATATTGGGTTTGAATCTGAAATGTGA
- the LOC104247960 gene encoding protein gamma response 1 isoform X2, whose protein sequence is MEFIHLEKQEVLQENQYLKLENTKLLDSELSSANHVKELQNELKQRTSEINDLRKAIQRSCVLLESRAPLVCKYEHPQRELEDRVILLMKKQQSSELEVGRLQLELQNKSKEVDGGLELHNKLVQFAQSKTSSAAYKEKQLKEYEQKMDKLLAELETTKRRVDKLEEELKEKTAAVEKGIEMQENLLSKVQLLDAEIMKNEDLLNHYKNEKQLLMTKAKNLETNVYDLQKELLNKKSEVEERRKLHDQLLQQIDLYSLERSKTGQELEELEKENKKLLAKLRDSEEKIDKLQANLRERSKDSSEGMELHGKLLHLIQAKESELLAEKNKRKDMVTSYKRLKSQYNFLCARYGLTSENMHQQSKLSEQSALQNDQSPLTSREVKHKVPEASGFEQEDKHEVLDNDQGVSLIPRSNSVSPPTSSALVAPKNPANVKSCPPAGTKRPVSYWRDTRSHQSRVGPDPHDDFLDTPLENVRGNLGKVMKDEVQNHPKPNPKDTKNENSDDETQDMNVDNGPKKQQMLPPTRSGATGFKYIEPVRKKAERENLKGVECQQCKKFYDAVLPGEDKDSNGNRQNLRCEHHDGVSRHRYRYAPPLTPEGFWNIGFESEM, encoded by the exons ATGGAATTTATTCACCTTGAAAAGCAGGAAGTTCTTCAAGAAAACCAGTATCTTAAATTGGAGAACACAAAACTGTTGGATTCTGAATTGTCCTCAGCTAATCATGTTAAGGAACTCCAAAATGAGTTGAAACAGAGAACTAGTGAAATAAACGATTTAAGGAAAGCAATCCAGAGATCATGTGTGCTTCTTGAATCAAGAGCCCCACTTGTATGCAAATATGAGCACCCACAGAGAGAACTTGAAGATAGAGTTATCCTGCTTATGAAGAAACAACAAAGTTCAGAGCTTGAAGTTGGTAGGTTGCAGTTGGAACTCCAGAATAAGTCGAAGGAAGTTGATGGTGGACTAGAGTTACACAATAAGCTTGTCCAATTTGCTCAATCAAAGACTTCTTCAGCAGCATATAAAGAAAAGCAACTAAAAGAATATGAACAGAAGATGGACAAGCTTCTTGCTGAGCTTGAAACAACAAAAAGAAGAGTAGATAAACTCGAAGAGGAACTTAAAGAGAAGACAGCTGCAGTAGAAAAAGGAATCGAGATGCAAGAAAATTTACTAAGCAAAGTTCAGTTGCTGGATGCAGAAATCATGAAGAATGAGGATTTGTTGAATCACTACAAGAATGAGAAACAACTACTTATGACCAAAGCAAAGAATCTGGAGACTAATGTTTATGATCTGCAGAAAGAACTCCTGAATAAAAAGTCTGAGGTGGAGGAGAGAAGGAAGTTGCATGATCAGTTACTTCAACAAATAGATTTGTATTCTTTAGAAAGGTCAAAGACAGGGCAGGAGTTGGAAGAGCTTGAGAAGGAGAATAAAAAATTACTAGCCAAATTGAGAGACTCGGAGGAAAAGATTGATAAGCTTCAGGCAAATCTGAGAGAGAGAAGCAAGGATTCCTCTGAGGGGATGGAATTGCATGGGAAGTTACTCCATCTGATTCAAGCAAAAGAATCTGAGTTGTTGGCtgagaagaataaaagaaaggatATGGTTACATCTTATAAACGTCTGAAATCACAGTACAACTTTCTATGTGCAAGATATGGTCTTACTTCAGAGAACATGCACCAACAAAGCAAATTATCAGAACAAAGTGCATTACAGAATGACCAGAGTCCTCTAACTTCACGAG AGGTCAAACATAAAGTCCCCGAGGCttctggttttgaacaagaagaCAAACATGAAGTGCTGGACAATGACCAAGGAGTTAGCCTGATCCCAAGATCCAACTCTGTCTCACCTCCAACTTCAAGTGCCCTTGTTGCACCTAAAAATCCTGCCAATGTCAAATCTTGCCCACCAGCTGGTACCAAGCGTCCTGTTTCTTATTGGAGGGATACCAGGTCACATCAAAGTCGAGTTGGACCTGATCCTCATGATGATTTTCTTGATACTCCTCTGGAGAATGTCAGAGGAAACTTAGGAAAGGTGATGAAGGATGAAGTTCAGAATCACCCGAAACCAAATCCCAAAGACACAAAAAATGAAAACTCAGATGATGAAACTCAGGACATGAATGTAGATAATGGGCCTAAAAAGCAGCAAATGCTGCCTCCAACCAGGTCTGGTGCGACAGGCTTCAAATACATTGAACCTGTGAGAAAGAAAGCTGAACGAGAAAATTTAAAAGGGGTCGAATGCCAGCAATGTAAAAAATTTTATGATGCTGTTCTCCCTGGTGAAGATAAGGACTCCAATGGTAATAGGCAAAACCTACGGTGTGAGCATCATGATGGAGTTTCAAGGCATCGATACCGGTATGCACCTCCTTTAACTCCTGAAGGATTTTGGAATATTGGGTTTGAATCTGAAATGTGA